The DNA region TATCAAATGTTGAAAGTACATTACTAAGTTATGAGGAAAATTCACAGCCGCTTCAGATTACAGACAGCATTGAATTAAGTGACCCGGACAATTTATTTTTAACAGACGCTGCTGTACAAATAGTCGATAATTATATTGTTGGTGAAGATTTTTTAATGTTTGCAGATCAAAATGGTATAATTGGGAATTGGGATGAATTAGCTGGGAAGTTAAATTTAATTGGAGCAGCAAGTTTAAGTAATTATCAAACTGCCCTTCGCTCTGTAAAATATTTTAATAATAGCGATAACCCCAACACAACTTCAAGAACAATTAGTTTTACAGTTAATGATGGAAAAGATTACAGCAATACAGTAACTAGAACAGTCAAAATAATATCGGTAAATGACTCGCCGGTTTTATCAAACATTGAAGTAGAAGAATTAATTTACACAGAAAACGATTCACTTATTCAAATAACAGATTCTATAAAAATTAGTGATGTTGATAATCAGACAATGAGTCATGCAGAAGTGCAAATAGCAGAAGGTTATCGAGCTGGAGAGGATACTTTAAGCTGCTTGGCAACAAATGAAATAATGGCAAATTGGGATGAATTAAACGGTAAGTTAATCTTAAGCGGTGTTTCAGCTATTGAAAATTACATTAGTGTATTAAGAAGTGTGAGATATTATAATAAAAGTCAAAATCCCAGTGTTACAGAAAGAAAAATAAATTTTATGGTAAATGATGGAGAAACAAACAGTAATTTATTGGGGAGAAAATTAACAGTAGTAAGCGTAAATAATCCTCCTGAATTAACAGACATAGAAGATGAGGAGATAAATTATTATGAAAATGATTTTCCTGTGCAGTTGACTAAGAGCTTAAGAGTAAAAGATGCTGACAACGAGAACATTGTGGGAGCTGTAGTTCAAATAAGTAGAAATTATACGGAGGGAGAAGATTTTCTATATTTTAATCAAGAAGATGAGATTAAGGGTACGTGGGATTCAAAAAATGGAAGTTTAATACTAAGCGGAATTTCCAATACAACAAATTATGAAAATGCACTAAGAAGTGTAAGTTATTACAATTCATCAGATAATCCGTCAACTAAACAACGTGAAGTAAGTTTTCAGGTAGATGATGGCATAAGTGGAAATTTATCAGTGCAAAAAAATCAATTTGGTACTAACAAAAAATTACAATCATTTGGGAATAAATTAGTTAGAAGAATAAACATAATAGTTGTAAATGACTCACCTGAACTTCGGGGTATAGAAAAATCAGTAAAGGAAATAAACGAGGGAGAGGAATTAAATATTTCAGATAGCATAAAAATAATTGATAGAGATGACAGCACATTAGCAAAGGCAGAAATATGGATAGCTGGAGGCACTTATGCGAAAGGAGAAGATAAATTGATTAGTAATTTTGGGGTATGGGATTCACTTAGCGGGAAGTTAGTTATCGAGAAGGAATTATCAGTTAAAGAGTACAAAGATGTATTGAGAACTGTTAAATACAGTAACACAAATAAATTTCACAAAAAAGTAACAGAGAGAGCAATTAAATTTAAGGTATATGATTATCAATCTAACAGTGAAGAAGGAATGAGAGTAGTAAGAGTAGGATTAGTGAATCATTCACCGGAACTAAGGGATTTAGAAACGTCAATATTAAGATATAATTTATTGGGCGATGCTGTTGGAATTACCGATTCAATAACAATTGAAGATTATGATGACGAAGAGATTACATCTGCTGCTGTACAAATATCAATTAACTACGACTCAAAAAGCGATACGTTACTGTTCGATGATTTTTCTAATATTAAAGGAATTTACTATAAAGATTTAGGCAGACTTACACTATTTGGAAAAGACACAAAAGAAAATTATCAAACTGCACTGAGATCTGTAAAATTTTATTTAAAGAACAAAAATATGCCAAGTTCACTTAGGCGAGCAGTTCAATTCATAGTAGGTGATGGGAAAGCTTCAAGTAAAATTCTACAGAGAGAAGTGGAAATAATTTTACCTACCGATACTCCATCAATCTCAAACCTGCCAGATAGTTTTAGCATAAAGCAAAATGAATCTATTAAATTAAATCTTTGGGAATATGTGGAGGATAGAACTACACCGGATTCATTATTGGATTTTAGCTTCAAAGAAAAAACTGGTAAAATAAATTATAGCTTTGACAAAGCTAATGGGAATTTAGAAATAAAACCGAAAGAGAACAATTACGGCAAGGCGGAGATACAAATAACAATTACAAATAAATATGGTGCATCAGCAAAAAC from Melioribacteraceae bacterium 4301-Me includes:
- a CDS encoding choice-of-anchor D domain-containing protein, with product MKCLRLFLVFLLLINFFAALCYSQSALVINEILADPPSDSTGDANGDGAADLHKDEFVELVNAGSIALDISGWTLSDSTALRHIFPTGTILLPGRAIVVFGGGTPTGTFGGAIIQTASTGSLLLNNSNEAVIIKNSLGTVVARYTYGSEGNYDQSLARNPDITGAFVKHTEILGGGSKFSPGVGNVTGQPFLPEIDIKGNGIAILNGDSSPRINNNTDFGNVNIVTDAIEKEFVIENTGLALLSLTGTSPYITITGDSLDFTVTQIPFQTILSRDSTIFKITFNPTALGTRSATISIANDDNDENPYSFAIKGEGYKTIPSLYNIENLPLEYTEREGGRQITNSIMLNDLYNIPQASAIIKITENYVSGEDKLLFTNQNGISGTWDELTGTLYLTGNASQADYQTALRSVEYQNTSDSPTIAQRIVSFTINDGIDNSNTVTRTINITSVNDSPLLSNVESTLLSYEENSQPLQITDSIELSDPDNLFLTDAAVQIVDNYIVGEDFLMFADQNGIIGNWDELAGKLNLIGAASLSNYQTALRSVKYFNNSDNPNTTSRTISFTVNDGKDYSNTVTRTVKIISVNDSPVLSNIEVEELIYTENDSLIQITDSIKISDVDNQTMSHAEVQIAEGYRAGEDTLSCLATNEIMANWDELNGKLILSGVSAIENYISVLRSVRYYNKSQNPSVTERKINFMVNDGETNSNLLGRKLTVVSVNNPPELTDIEDEEINYYENDFPVQLTKSLRVKDADNENIVGAVVQISRNYTEGEDFLYFNQEDEIKGTWDSKNGSLILSGISNTTNYENALRSVSYYNSSDNPSTKQREVSFQVDDGISGNLSVQKNQFGTNKKLQSFGNKLVRRINIIVVNDSPELRGIEKSVKEINEGEELNISDSIKIIDRDDSTLAKAEIWIAGGTYAKGEDKLISNFGVWDSLSGKLVIEKELSVKEYKDVLRTVKYSNTNKFHKKVTERAIKFKVYDYQSNSEEGMRVVRVGLVNHSPELRDLETSILRYNLLGDAVGITDSITIEDYDDEEITSAAVQISINYDSKSDTLLFDDFSNIKGIYYKDLGRLTLFGKDTKENYQTALRSVKFYLKNKNMPSSLRRAVQFIVGDGKASSKILQREVEIILPTDTPSISNLPDSFSIKQNESIKLNLWEYVEDRTTPDSLLDFSFKEKTGKINYSFDKANGNLEIKPKENNYGKAEIQITITNKYGASAKTSIFIEIIDEPLSVDNQRSEIPKEFILYQNYPNPFNPATKISYGLPVDSYVKVTAYNLLGEEVVVLVNRLENAGYHSVTFNAANLSSGVYLVRIQAEGLSGSKRWQYNGARKMILLR